In Thunnus thynnus chromosome 17, fThuThy2.1, whole genome shotgun sequence, the genomic window aaaacacTTGTTTTGGTCGTCTGAAATCTAATGTTTTCACAGGAAGTGATTAATGCCTGATTACTGTATTATTGCTGTTCTGTTAGGCTACTCTCCATGCCACAAACCGAGGGAAGACAAAGATCCAGAAGAAGCTGGAAAGGAGAAAACAAGGAGATGGGACCTTTAAAATCTATGAGGATGGAAGGAAGAGTGTACGCTCCCTCTCTGGACTTCAGCTAGGCAATGATGTTATGTTTGTCAAACAGGGGACCTACGTCAACCCAAAAGACCGTAGCCGCCGCAATGTTCGTGACATGTTCCCCAGAGACAATGACGATGCCATTTCACGTGCCATGAGTGAGCCGGACCTCCACGGGCCTGATGTGGACTATTCTGAGATCAGCACCGACTCAGGACATGATTCCCTGTTCAACCGGCCTGGTTTGGGCACCATGGTTTTCAGGAGGAACTATGTGAGCGGGGGAATGTTTGACCTCGGTGATCGGGAAGAGGCCAGTGTGAACCAGTCAGGCAATACTGTGCGATTACGCAGTCGGCTGCAGCAATACCCAAGTCTAGATGAAGACAGCATCGGCAGTGCACGTAGCCTGCAGCAGAGGAATGTAGAGGAGCTGCCTTGGGAAGAGGTCGAGTTAGGGCTGGACGATGATGATGAGCCTGACACAAGCCCTCTGGAGGTCTTCCTGGCCACACAGAGCATGAGCGAGTTTTTCTCCATCTTTAAGAGGGAGAAGATCGACCTTGAAGCTCTGTTGCTGTGCTCTGACCATGACCTTAAGAGTATCCACATCCCCTTAGGGCCGAGGAAAAAGATCTTAGATGCCTGTAAGAGACGGCTGGAGACCATAGAGGAACCAGACTGCATTGAGGACACAGAACTGTGAGTGCAGATTTTTCAAGAGAGATTTCCAGTTATACAGAATAGTGAGGAAGTATTTAGGCGATGGTATATTGTTTATGTTATCTCTGTACAGCACAATGAATTATAAATGAAACGATGAGGAAATGCTATAAAACtatcagctttaatttgagctTTAATTTGTTTACATCCACATCAGATGGAGAGTGTGGGACTTTTTATACAACCTCTCAATTATCAGGGATAAAACTAGTTGGACACTTAAAATTATATTAACATAATTAAAGGTGCTCTTTGTAGTTTTCtggtaaacaaacaaagtttATGTTTACATCCAGTGTTTCTCAGCAAAATGCATTATGTGACTTCGAGGTGCAttttcttcctcataaaacatttgcaaatctgttttgttttttgttttttccaaaaatTTAAACCATTGGcaacatccatgtttgctagcttgcattccttctctctcctccccttaCTGGTGCACTGCTGCGTTTCTTGGCAAATACCTCTCGTAGATGAGTGGAATAGTGGAATGTGTACTGCGTCACctgcgtgcatgtgtgtcttcatgtgtgtacaacaaacaaaacagagacataCGCATAAAAATATTGCTCAGTAGTGCTACCAGTGAagaaaaaactccacagggtgccTTTAATATGTAATTGAAAATCCTTAGCAGCCATAGACTGACTGCAGTCTGCAACCTGTAGACATCAGCAAACAATTGCTATAGTGAGTTCTTGGCACGCTTGTACTGGAGCCGTCTTCAGTTGGATTGATATCAGGTGACTACATTTTCCAGTCAAGAATAATCCACTGTTCTGTCTTCAGGccctcccccccacccacccttCAGTATGGATGTGTAAATCATCTAAATCATCTAAAAACCCTTAAAGctaattcatatttattgttttatttcatgtgcTGGAGCAGAGccaaacataaaatatgtaattgtCCAAATATTAATGGACTGCACTGCTTCTAGTTGTTGAAATCTAGCCactgagaaaatgttttgtgaaaagAAATCTTGAAACTGTCTTCCTTCTGTTCTGCAGATAATAAAATTTGTTCTAGATGATCCTCTCGCTGTGAGCTCATCCCGCCTTAAAGGTCAGTGGAGCATTATGGAGTGAATGTCACGTATGGACAGACAGAACTAAATGATTTACCTCTCCTGGTAACTCAGCGGTAACAAAGCAGAAAGAACACTGTCGAGATGAATATGTCGAGCAAGAAGAGATGTGAGCTAAATTCAAAACAGGGGTCTTGTTAGACTCACTGAAAATATCTGTAAGAGTCCTCTGCACTGAATTGTTTAACAAACTGAATGACAATAGTTGCAGTGTCATTGTATGCCATGTGGCATAGACAGCAACAGAGAGTTGATTGTGGGGTCTGTGTCCCCTGAACATGTTTGCCCCTGTGGGGTCAATCCAACCACATCATGTGCCTGCATATCTTGTACCTGTGCAtttgcttaaaaatgtcttttgtcgTAAATATTTTTGACATAACAGTTCTGTTATCAATGGTTTCAATAGGAAAAgtttctgcattttctgcatTAATAATTTTAAGtctcatattttatttctgtacaTGTTTACATACAGCAAGCCATGTCAGTCCACGTGTGGCTCACTGCCAATGCAGGCCAATTACTCACTGAGTTTTCCCTTCTTATTTACTGTAGTATTGTAAACTGCCTGAAAATGCAGCATCTGTTGATcattttataaaacacaacataatatGTGATAGTTATATATATTTGCATGTTCAGTCAATACACTGGGAGGTTTATAAACCTTTGTATATCATTCATGTCAGTCTTCCAACAGTTTATATAttgaacagtttttattttcatcatgtaCATCTGCACGTGCATGTGTTTAATGTCttaactttttaatattttaggtGGATTTTAATAAAAGTActaatataatttaattatataaaCTACTTCACTGGTGTATCCTTATACTTTGCTCTCCTTACTGCACTTTATTTACTATATTTCATCAGCAGAGCGGCCTACAAAGATATGCAGAATATATTTAAAGATGTGCCTAAAGCGGAGCCATAACTACCattgaggacactgaggtcatcATATTCCTGTATGTTTCAGGGGTTTAATGACATGAAGTAGGGTTTACATGCTACAAATACAGACATATTACAGTTTATTGGATTTGTTAAGGCTgaatcaatatgttttttatttaatagtttttactTAGATTTAATATCTAAAAAAGTAGCCTATCCTTTTAggcaaaaacttaaaataagaGGGATTTGGTCTTTTTTTCCAGAATTACATAAAGATAAAGTCATGTACAGGAGGCTTTAAAGCAAGATTTTTCTTAAATGCTCAGAAAGTTTGTATAGAGTTTGGTCAGtggtttgacaaaaaaattcTGATGGGTGGGATCTTGCTTGAAAATTTTGAATTTATGACCTCAGTTTTTATAAAACCCTGGGTACAGCCCTTGTATAAAGTAAAAAGATGCTCACTCATCAGTTTACCAAACATATTAACAACTGAGTTCCTACTTATGCATAGTGTAACTACTGTAATATGTACTTTTTGTATgtagttatattttattttacagtttttaaaggtCAGTGAACATCCTGTggcattcattatctgtttggtgtgtgtgtgtctgtgcgagagagacagatagacagagagtGGAAAATACTTGTTTTGGCATCTTCAGTCAGTGTGATAATCCTAACatgctgctcacacacaaacgACAAGCGTCATTGTTGTCTGCATGACATGAGGTCAGG contains:
- the ush1ga gene encoding pre-mRNA splicing regulator USH1G isoform X1, with the protein product MNDRYHKAARDGYLDLLKEATRKDLNAPDEDGMTPTLWAAYHGNLEALRLIVARGGNPDKCDIWGNTPLHLAAANGHLNCLFFLVSFGANIWCLDNDYHTPLDMAATKNHMDCVRYLDSIAAKQTGLNPKLVSKLKDRAFRDAERRIKECMKMQKKHHRRMERKFHKEASEASASDVMSFSSYTSSSFSHKLHNLNAASVSVPYSQATLHATNRGKTKIQKKLERRKQGDGTFKIYEDGRKSVRSLSGLQLGNDVMFVKQGTYVNPKDRSRRNVRDMFPRDNDDAISRAMSEPDLHGPDVDYSEISTDSGHDSLFNRPGLGTMVFRRNYVSGGMFDLGDREEASVNQSGNTVRLRSRLQQYPSLDEDSIGSARSLQQRNVEELPWEEVELGLDDDDEPDTSPLEVFLATQSMSEFFSIFKREKIDLEALLLCSDHDLKSIHIPLGPRKKILDACKRRLETIEEPDCIEDTEL
- the ush1ga gene encoding pre-mRNA splicing regulator USH1G isoform X2; its protein translation is MNDRYHKAARDGYLDLLKEATRKDLNAPDEDGMTPTLWAAYHGNLEALRLIVARGGNPDKCDIWGNTPLHLAAANGHLNCLFFLVSFGANIWCLDNDYHTPLDMAATKNHMDCVRYLDSIAAKQTGLNPKLVSKLKDRAFRDAERRIKECMKMQKKHHRRMERKFHKEASEASASDVMSFSSYTSSSFSHKLHNLNAASVSVPYSQATLHATNRGKTKIQKKLERRKQGDGTFKIYEDGRKSVRSLSGLQLGNDVMFVKQGTYVNPKDRSRRNVRDMFPRDNDDAISRAMSEPDLHGPDVDYSEISTDSGHDSLFNRPGLGTMVFRRNYVSGGMFDLGDREEASVNQSGNTVRLRSRLQQYPSLDEDSIGSARSLQQRNVEELPWEEVELGLDDDDEPDTSPLEVFLATQSMSEFFSIFKREKIDLEALLLCSDHDLKSIHIPLGPRKKILDACKRRLETIEEPDCIEDTEL